In the Drosophila gunungcola strain Sukarami unplaced genomic scaffold, Dgunungcola_SK_2 000001F, whole genome shotgun sequence genome, one interval contains:
- the LOC128263353 gene encoding uncharacterized protein LOC128263353 has product MVSNLALSLLLMIAGAAATVEQVEYLDAQQSSPADHRLSKRMDLEVCIGHFDVHKNTIIRTGESQAIGGKYLQGLELDTIEECERLCCETDACDVYIFERKAGGYCYLFECGPPEDFRCKFTRHANYTSAVLNPQPRQANEMVSTPRPQLPHIPSNNVSQQEWELSNLKLKPEARDKPTLSTAAVVVPTSGTGAGSGVGVGLGQSAVYQAQSAPAAHCGRFQFTCHSGECIAVYNACDGIPQCEDGSDEGPECITVSSTATKSGSSGSNLEPVKPLVQQYMPVQNVQQQLQVVAQQQQQQQQQQQQQPQHVIVLGPPPPPPPPPPMVNNREDAAAWANRKMIAEGQQQQQEPLPQQQQQQQLQQQQQATQQKAAIINTDEQSHIFSHKGGLQLQQPSNGQGQIQQGPASAVQVQGQSAPLQLPGYDGNQAVYGMSLPRSGIYLSQQQLPASAGQQQQQQVPSNAVWPPQTPLAPQQQSPVQQQQQPSLAPQQPGHVYAPASAIQSPPAQQQSMLPVLNAAPAMGKNQGPSVDGDYEDYDEETYTEAPKKKQHKHKKVKAKTAKDPIELALEQNKQQQDATRPVLPVPVSPVHEQYKMIHENLAMEFRDHDGHSERPGGAVLSLTLGLLVTAALAILIGCRMRTVSRRARRLGGKTPYSQEADFLVNGMYL; this is encoded by the exons ATGGTTTCCAACTTAGCGCTGTCTTTGCTGCTGATGATTGCGGGAGCAGCAGCCACcgtggagcaggtggagtacCTGGATGCACAGCAATCTTCGCCAGCGGATCACCGACTCAGCAAACGCATGGATCTGGAGGTGTGCATAG GTCACTTCGACGTTCATAAAAACACCATAATCCGCACCGGGGAATCCCAGGCGATTGGAGGCAAGTACCTCCAGGGTCTCGAGCTGGACACCATTGAGGAGTGCGAAAGGCTCTGCTGCGAAACGGACGCCTGCGACGTGTACATCTTCGAGCGGAAGGCCGGGGGCTATTGCTACCTCTTTGAGTGCGGGCCCCCGGAGGATTTCCGCTGCAAGTTCACGCGCCACGCCAACTACACGAGTGCCGTTCTGAACCCGCAGCCCAGGCAGGCCAACGAAATGGTCAGCACTCCGCGTCCGCAGTTGCCCCACATCCCCAGCAACAATGTGTCGCAGCAGGAATGGGAGCTGAGCAACTTGAAGCTGAAACCGGAAGCGAGGGACAAGCCCACACTTTCCACCGCCGCGGTGGTGGTTCCCACATCCGGAACGGGTGCGGGTtcgggtgtgggtgtgggtttGGGCCAGTCGGCAGTTTACCAAGCTCAAAGTG CTCCCGCTGCGCATTGTGGTCGCTTCCAGTTTACCTGCCATTCCGGCGAGTGTATCGCGGTTTACAATGCCTGTGATGGAATTCCCCAGTGCGAGGATGGGAGCGACGAGGGACCGGAA TGCATCACGGTATCGTCGACGGCCACAAAGTCGGGCAGTAGCGGCAGCAACCTGGAGCCCGTGAAGCCCTTGGTTCAGCAGTATATGCCTGTGCAGAATGTGCAGCAACAGTTGCAGGTCGtggcccagcagcaacagcaacaacaacagcagcagcagcagcaaccacaaCATGTCATTGTTTTGggtccaccaccaccaccgccgccaccgccgcccatGGTGAACAATCGCGAAGATGCCGCCGCCTGGGCAAACCGCAAGATGATTGCCGaagggcagcagcagcagcaagagccattgccgcagcagcagcaacagcagcaattgcaacagcagcagcaggcaacTCAGCAGAAGGCAGCGATCATAAATACCG ATGAGCAGAGCCACATCTTCAGCCACAAAGGCGGCCTCCAATTGCAGCAGCCTTCGAACGGCCAGGGGCAGATCCAGCAGGGACCGGCGTCGGCGGTTCAGGTTCAGGGGCAATCAGCACCGCTCCAGTTGCCCGGCTACGACGGCAACCAAGCTGTGTACGGCATGTCGCTGCCACGCTCCGGAATTTATTTGTCACAGCAGCAACTCCCGGCATCCgctggccagcagcagcagcagcaggtgccCTCCAATGCGGTGTGGCCACCACAGACGCCTTTGGCCCCGCAGCAACAGTCGccggtgcagcagcagcagcagccatcGCTGGCACCGCAGCAACCTGGTCATGTCTATGCCCCTGCTTCGGCCATCCAATCGCCGCCAGCCCAGCAGCAATCCATGCTGCCTGTCCTGAATGCCGCACCCGCAATGGGAAAAAATCAGGGCCCATCGGTGGACGGTGACTATGAGGATTACGACGAGGAAACCTACACAGAGGCGCCAAAGAAG AAGCAACACAAGCACAAGAAGGTCAAGGCGAAGACGGCCAAGGACCCCATTGAACTGGCCCTGGAGCAGAATAAGCAGCAGCAGGATGCAACGCGGCCAGTTCTGCCCGTGCCCGTTTCCCCAGTGCACGAGCAATACAAGATGATCCACGAGAACCTGGCGATGGAGTTCCGTGACCACGACGGTCACTCGGAGCGTCCGGGCGGAGCAGTCCTCTCGCTGACCCTGGGCCTGCTGGTGACCGCCGCCCTGGCCATCCTCATCGGGTGCAGGATGCGGACGGTGAGCCGGAGGGCACGACGCCTGGGCGGCAAGACGCCCTACTCCCAGGAGGCCGACTTCCTGGTCAACGGAATGTATCTTTAA